From Spirosoma aerolatum, one genomic window encodes:
- a CDS encoding methionine synthase, with protein sequence MQPVPIKTTVVGSMPFPGWLEFSSQHLTQFGPADINELIEDAVIASVQDQVAAGLDVITDGEQTRFDFNLSFYGYINGIQNNETELRRFGPPAHDQRGKHNIIEPLTAPKGLGVVEEYLRLKRLAPEGQGIKVSIPGPYTLSGRLLPGTLYKDRWEVTEALLPLVSAEITRLVELGVPEICVDEPSMSCYAYREDTKRFVDIFNRTVAPGVKKTRLSMHLCFGNYKGRSVGKKTIAPMLPDFLDMHVDELHTEMTVLNFAEVNLLERFAEKFDVAVGVIDVKSYYIETPDDVAERIRKCLPYVPAEKLAVAPDCGLSQTARWAAKQKLANMVTGAKLVRAEL encoded by the coding sequence TTTCCGGGCTGGCTCGAATTTTCCAGCCAGCACCTAACGCAGTTCGGACCTGCCGACATCAACGAACTCATTGAGGATGCCGTAATTGCCTCGGTTCAAGATCAGGTTGCGGCTGGACTGGATGTGATAACCGATGGAGAACAAACTCGATTCGATTTCAACCTCTCCTTTTACGGCTATATCAACGGGATTCAGAATAACGAAACCGAACTACGTCGGTTTGGACCACCCGCTCATGACCAGCGGGGGAAGCATAATATTATTGAACCGCTAACAGCACCGAAAGGCTTGGGTGTTGTAGAAGAGTATTTGCGGCTAAAGCGACTGGCTCCCGAAGGGCAAGGTATCAAGGTGTCGATTCCCGGCCCTTATACATTGAGTGGCCGGTTGCTGCCCGGAACGCTTTACAAAGATCGCTGGGAAGTGACCGAAGCCCTACTCCCCCTGGTTAGTGCAGAGATTACCCGTTTGGTCGAACTGGGCGTACCCGAAATTTGCGTCGATGAACCATCCATGTCATGCTATGCGTATCGGGAGGATACAAAACGGTTCGTCGATATTTTCAACCGGACGGTGGCGCCAGGTGTTAAAAAGACCCGCCTATCGATGCACCTATGTTTCGGGAATTATAAAGGCCGTTCAGTAGGTAAAAAAACGATAGCGCCCATGCTGCCCGACTTCCTGGATATGCATGTTGATGAGTTGCATACCGAGATGACGGTGCTAAATTTTGCGGAGGTAAACCTGCTCGAACGGTTTGCCGAAAAGTTTGATGTTGCTGTAGGGGTCATCGACGTTAAAAGCTATTATATCGAAACGCCCGACGATGTTGCTGAGCGAATCCGCAAGTGCTTGCCTTATGTTCCAGCGGAGAAACTGGCCGTAGCACCCGATTGTGGCCTTAGTCAAACCGCTCGCTGGGCTGCTAAACAAAAACTGGCAAACATGGTGACCGGTGCAAAACTAGTACGGGCCGAACTCTGA
- a CDS encoding acyl-CoA thioesterase: protein MTAKPVSYSRTTLTELMIPSYANFGGRVHGGILLSLMDKVAYACAAKHAGQYCVTVSVDGVNFRQSVEVGELVSLLASVNYVGRTSLVVGIKVVAENVRLGTVKHTNTSYFTMVAKNEAEQPTEVPPLLLETPEDVRRFLEAMKRKELRASFSEHFDNARTRMLLNENLDKLQHERCQLTNSLNQDLMD, encoded by the coding sequence ATGACAGCCAAGCCTGTTAGCTATTCACGCACCACGCTCACCGAATTAATGATTCCGTCGTATGCCAACTTTGGTGGGCGTGTTCACGGCGGTATTCTCCTATCGCTAATGGATAAAGTAGCCTATGCCTGTGCTGCCAAACACGCTGGTCAGTATTGTGTGACGGTATCGGTAGATGGCGTCAATTTTCGGCAGTCGGTCGAAGTAGGCGAGTTGGTCTCATTGCTGGCTTCGGTCAATTACGTTGGGCGTACATCACTGGTTGTGGGTATAAAAGTGGTAGCCGAAAATGTCCGTTTGGGAACTGTGAAGCATACAAACACCAGCTACTTTACGATGGTCGCCAAAAACGAAGCCGAGCAACCTACCGAAGTACCCCCGCTTTTGCTTGAAACACCCGAAGATGTGCGTCGTTTTCTGGAAGCTATGAAACGGAAGGAATTACGTGCGTCGTTTAGCGAGCATTTTGACAACGCCCGAACCCGTATGCTTCTGAATGAGAATCTTGATAAGCTTCAACACGAACGCTGTCAGCTTACCAATAGTCTGAACCAGGATTTGATGGATTAA